The following proteins are encoded in a genomic region of Henckelia pumila isolate YLH828 unplaced genomic scaffold, ASM3356847v2 CTG_298:::fragment_3, whole genome shotgun sequence:
- the LOC140870952 gene encoding uncharacterized protein isoform X1 yields MDKSIVPMEESHRKSDSAASAAKSVGSLVQINSIAIDLSSAVEEIESPAHEHFSIRGFVSEMRKKDLKACSLFASECNLLDSLPTLYVPKFRWWHCSNCIPEVVAERTTLDIVLADRSLAGTSSCKHVDEGDGVFSYNRKKTALTFQGNKNGPRDHGNNHEDNDPTDIIMNSDPPRAEGHNTCSSKDKTDIQTKEGGGNITEAEPLQVQEVDANSTDAYDEPYNAALGSNGAFSTMPHRRKPKLRSLADIMEEERNLTIEHQRTRSASSNGIQVTSAGMEAILAPTPLLDIPSVVTKGARSPPRKRKIALEEDREPLDMKYPNGTTKRFRGLMLDGGRVQSRVETSDSESGGDASTRLSFQIASKAQRIKAKKGKALYTNKKTRPVVIDNGSVKLQEVPKTCAANSATSLKDVAAETSTYKTGHVPSTFVEVLSYAQNFLPAQQLETNSEPSNIKSPEVEADHYPFTPSGKSILGERNVKAKVGLDLSLNSFVDSERNPNNQYSFRQHRGIPDLNESFGQKTDMMQGKQSQNLFEERSLPPHNTLDISTSLNKEIATEGKRPLGVYESSTFQSVDKNVELRGASDEMEIIELLAKNKRDRELGNLRKHITSVAINSSIRGSPALYADGCHRMINFPSSDARTGVPVASSNICVGQRIPVSFPRLNQYQMDMSKLDESQFKLVTPFTPSQQRKPQYLTSSSIIAGPRPREVPDLLWPPRRENVTFHHIPSNSMGMYSFSDQCHKGKTISDIKGGEGRIGSSPKSVGSLDPYSNDAIPAMQLLSLMDQGIVSGSSIKVSQKHYPDKPFSPCNHHPRLNGNENPQFPGGLIFAQNNQKILPHGVYCPGESSKKAASYIRVGQVPSEPKNSKTIFLGRPNDVVAQPSKNNPALSICILNRNPADFSIPDSRNEYTISAKDLKRRNLNSSKERSRTVNLENKKRPRVRKNGFAKENSKK; encoded by the exons ATGGACAAGAGTATCGTGCCTATGGAAGAAAGTCACCGGAAAAGTGATTCTGCTGCTTCTGCGGCAAAGTCTGTAGGGTCACTTGTTCAAATCAACTCGATAGCTATAGACCTTAGTAGCGCTGTTGAAGAGATCGAGTCACCGGCACATGAACATTTTTCGATACG TGGCTTTGTTTCCGAAATGAGGAAAAAAGATTTGAAGGCTTGCTCCTTGTTTGCTTCAGAATGTAATCTATTAGATAGTCTGCCTACGTTATATGTTCCCAAATTTCGATGGTGGCACTGCTCAAATTGCATCCCAGAGGTTGTCGCTGAGAGGACGACCCTAGATATAGTATTGGCAGACAGAAGTCTTGCTGGTACGAGTTCTTGTAAGCATGTTGATGAAGGAGATGGTGTGTTCTCATACAACAGAAAGAAAACTG CCCTTACTTTTCAAGGAAATAAAAATGGACCAAGAGACCATGGAAATAATCATGAAGACAATGATCCAACTGATATTATCATGAATTCGGATCCACCTAGGGCTGAGGGGCATAATACAT GCAGTAGCAAAGACAAAACAGATATCCAGACCAAAGAGGGTGGTGGTAATATAACAGAAGCTGAACCATTGCAGGTTCAAGAAGTGGACGCAAATTCTACTG ATGCTTATGATGAGCCATATAATGCAGCATTGGGAAGCAATGGCGCATTTAGTACCATGCCACACCGGAGAAAACCAAAGTTGCGTTCCTTGGCTGATATAATGGAGGAGGAAAGAAATCTAACAATTGAGCATCAGAGAACAAGATCCGCGTCCTCCAATGGAATACAGGTTACATCTGCTGGGATGGAAGCGATTTTAGCTCCTACGCCACTGCTAGACATCCCATCTGTCGTTACAAAAGGTGCTCGAAGTCCTCCCAGAAAACGAAAGATAGCCCTTGAGGAAGACAGAGAACCTTTGGATATGAAGTACCCAAATGGCACAACTAAACGGTTCAGGGGTCTAATGCTGGATGGCGGGAGAGTTCAGAGTAGAGTTGAAACTTCTGATTCAGAATCAGGAGGGGATGCATCCACACGATTGAGTTTTCAAATTGCTTCAAAGGCTCAACGGATCAAGGCCAAGAAAGGTAAGGCCCTATATACGAACAAAAAGACAAGGCCGGTTGTTATTGACAATGGATCGGTGAAATTACAAGAGGTTCCGAAGACATGTGCTGCAAATTCTGCAACTTCATTGAAAGATGTTGCTGCTGAGACTAGTACATATAAGACGGGACATGTTCCTTCTACATTTGTGGAAGTACTATCATACGCCCAGAATTTTTTACCTGCACAACAATTGGAGACTAACTCTGAAccttcaaatattaaaagccctGAAGTTGAGGCGGATCACTACCCTTTTACCCCTTCTGGGAAAAGCATTCTTGGAGAACGCAACGTCAAAGCAAAAGTGGGATTGGACCTTTCACTCAACAGCTTTGTAGATTCTGAAAGGAACCCCAACAATCAATATTCTTTCAGGCAGCATAGGGGAATTCCCGATCTCAATGAGTCCTTTGGCCAGAAAACGGATATGATGCAAGGGAAGCAATCGCAGAATCTTTTCGAGGAGAGGAGTTTGCCTCCTCATAATACTTTG GACATCTCTACTTCTCTAAATAAAGAAATAGCCACAGAAGGCAAAAGACCAttgggagtttatgagtcttcAACTTTTCAAAGTGTAGATAAGAATGTAGAACTTCGAGGGGCTTCAGACGAAATGGAAATAATCGAACTATTGGCCAAGAATAAACGTGATAGGGAACTTGGAAATTTGAGGAAACATATCACGTCTGTGGCCATTAACAGTTCTATCAGAGGTTCACCTGCACTTTATGCAGATGGATGTCATAGGATGATTAATTTTCCTTCGAGCGATGCAAGAACCGGTGTCCCTGTTGCAAGTAGCAACATTTGTGTTGGCCAAAGAATTCCTGTAAGCTTCCCTCGTTTGAACCAGTATCAAATGGACATGAGCAAACTGGATGAAAGTCAATTCAAACTAGTAACTCCATTTACACCGAGTCAGCAGAGGAAACCACAATATTTGACTTCAAGTTCCATCATAGCTGGTCCAAGACCTCGTGAAGTACCAGATCTATTGTGGCCTCCCAGACGAGAAAATGTGACATTTCATCACATTCCCTCAAATAGCATGGGAATGTATTCATTCTCTGACCAGTGCCACAAGGGAAAGACCATCAGTGACATAAAGGGTGGCGAGGGAAGAATAGGGTCAAGCCCAAAATCAGTAGGGTCTTTAGATCCCTACTCGAATGATGCAATTCCAGCCATGCAACTGCTGTCTTTGATGGATCAGGGAATCGTGTCGGGTTCTTCGATAAAAGTGAGTCAAAAACATTATCCTGATAAACCCTTCTCGCCTTGCAACCACCACCCCCggctgaatggaaatgagaacCCGCAATTCCCCGGTGGATTGATCTTCGCACAAAATAACCAGAAAATATTACCCCATGGTGTTTATTGTCCTGGTGAAAGCTCAAAGAAGGCTGCATCTTATATACGAG TCGGCCAAGTACCTTCTGAACCGAAGAACTCAAAGACCATTTTCTTGGGGAGGCCTAATGATGTTGTAGCTCAACCTTCGAAAAATAATCCAGCATTGAGTATTTGCATTCTTAACCGGAACCCGGCTGACTTTAGTATTCCTGATTCAAGAAACGAGTATACCATAAGTGCAAAAGATCTGAAACGTAGAAATCTGAATTCTTCGAAAGAAAGGTCACGTACAGTGAACCTGGAAAATAAGAAGAGACCAAGGGTGAGAAAGAATGGTTTTGCCAAAGAGAACTCCAAGAAATAG
- the LOC140870952 gene encoding uncharacterized protein isoform X2: MDKSIVPMEESHRKSDSAASAAKSVGSLVQINSIAIDLSSAVEEIESPAHEHFSIRGFVSEMRKKDLKACSLFASECNLLDSLPTLYVPKFRWWHCSNCIPEVVAERTTLDIVLADRSLAGTSSCKHVDEGDGVFSYNRKKTGNKNGPRDHGNNHEDNDPTDIIMNSDPPRAEGHNTCSSKDKTDIQTKEGGGNITEAEPLQVQEVDANSTDAYDEPYNAALGSNGAFSTMPHRRKPKLRSLADIMEEERNLTIEHQRTRSASSNGIQVTSAGMEAILAPTPLLDIPSVVTKGARSPPRKRKIALEEDREPLDMKYPNGTTKRFRGLMLDGGRVQSRVETSDSESGGDASTRLSFQIASKAQRIKAKKGKALYTNKKTRPVVIDNGSVKLQEVPKTCAANSATSLKDVAAETSTYKTGHVPSTFVEVLSYAQNFLPAQQLETNSEPSNIKSPEVEADHYPFTPSGKSILGERNVKAKVGLDLSLNSFVDSERNPNNQYSFRQHRGIPDLNESFGQKTDMMQGKQSQNLFEERSLPPHNTLDISTSLNKEIATEGKRPLGVYESSTFQSVDKNVELRGASDEMEIIELLAKNKRDRELGNLRKHITSVAINSSIRGSPALYADGCHRMINFPSSDARTGVPVASSNICVGQRIPVSFPRLNQYQMDMSKLDESQFKLVTPFTPSQQRKPQYLTSSSIIAGPRPREVPDLLWPPRRENVTFHHIPSNSMGMYSFSDQCHKGKTISDIKGGEGRIGSSPKSVGSLDPYSNDAIPAMQLLSLMDQGIVSGSSIKVSQKHYPDKPFSPCNHHPRLNGNENPQFPGGLIFAQNNQKILPHGVYCPGESSKKAASYIRVGQVPSEPKNSKTIFLGRPNDVVAQPSKNNPALSICILNRNPADFSIPDSRNEYTISAKDLKRRNLNSSKERSRTVNLENKKRPRVRKNGFAKENSKK; this comes from the exons ATGGACAAGAGTATCGTGCCTATGGAAGAAAGTCACCGGAAAAGTGATTCTGCTGCTTCTGCGGCAAAGTCTGTAGGGTCACTTGTTCAAATCAACTCGATAGCTATAGACCTTAGTAGCGCTGTTGAAGAGATCGAGTCACCGGCACATGAACATTTTTCGATACG TGGCTTTGTTTCCGAAATGAGGAAAAAAGATTTGAAGGCTTGCTCCTTGTTTGCTTCAGAATGTAATCTATTAGATAGTCTGCCTACGTTATATGTTCCCAAATTTCGATGGTGGCACTGCTCAAATTGCATCCCAGAGGTTGTCGCTGAGAGGACGACCCTAGATATAGTATTGGCAGACAGAAGTCTTGCTGGTACGAGTTCTTGTAAGCATGTTGATGAAGGAGATGGTGTGTTCTCATACAACAGAAAGAAAACTG GAAATAAAAATGGACCAAGAGACCATGGAAATAATCATGAAGACAATGATCCAACTGATATTATCATGAATTCGGATCCACCTAGGGCTGAGGGGCATAATACAT GCAGTAGCAAAGACAAAACAGATATCCAGACCAAAGAGGGTGGTGGTAATATAACAGAAGCTGAACCATTGCAGGTTCAAGAAGTGGACGCAAATTCTACTG ATGCTTATGATGAGCCATATAATGCAGCATTGGGAAGCAATGGCGCATTTAGTACCATGCCACACCGGAGAAAACCAAAGTTGCGTTCCTTGGCTGATATAATGGAGGAGGAAAGAAATCTAACAATTGAGCATCAGAGAACAAGATCCGCGTCCTCCAATGGAATACAGGTTACATCTGCTGGGATGGAAGCGATTTTAGCTCCTACGCCACTGCTAGACATCCCATCTGTCGTTACAAAAGGTGCTCGAAGTCCTCCCAGAAAACGAAAGATAGCCCTTGAGGAAGACAGAGAACCTTTGGATATGAAGTACCCAAATGGCACAACTAAACGGTTCAGGGGTCTAATGCTGGATGGCGGGAGAGTTCAGAGTAGAGTTGAAACTTCTGATTCAGAATCAGGAGGGGATGCATCCACACGATTGAGTTTTCAAATTGCTTCAAAGGCTCAACGGATCAAGGCCAAGAAAGGTAAGGCCCTATATACGAACAAAAAGACAAGGCCGGTTGTTATTGACAATGGATCGGTGAAATTACAAGAGGTTCCGAAGACATGTGCTGCAAATTCTGCAACTTCATTGAAAGATGTTGCTGCTGAGACTAGTACATATAAGACGGGACATGTTCCTTCTACATTTGTGGAAGTACTATCATACGCCCAGAATTTTTTACCTGCACAACAATTGGAGACTAACTCTGAAccttcaaatattaaaagccctGAAGTTGAGGCGGATCACTACCCTTTTACCCCTTCTGGGAAAAGCATTCTTGGAGAACGCAACGTCAAAGCAAAAGTGGGATTGGACCTTTCACTCAACAGCTTTGTAGATTCTGAAAGGAACCCCAACAATCAATATTCTTTCAGGCAGCATAGGGGAATTCCCGATCTCAATGAGTCCTTTGGCCAGAAAACGGATATGATGCAAGGGAAGCAATCGCAGAATCTTTTCGAGGAGAGGAGTTTGCCTCCTCATAATACTTTG GACATCTCTACTTCTCTAAATAAAGAAATAGCCACAGAAGGCAAAAGACCAttgggagtttatgagtcttcAACTTTTCAAAGTGTAGATAAGAATGTAGAACTTCGAGGGGCTTCAGACGAAATGGAAATAATCGAACTATTGGCCAAGAATAAACGTGATAGGGAACTTGGAAATTTGAGGAAACATATCACGTCTGTGGCCATTAACAGTTCTATCAGAGGTTCACCTGCACTTTATGCAGATGGATGTCATAGGATGATTAATTTTCCTTCGAGCGATGCAAGAACCGGTGTCCCTGTTGCAAGTAGCAACATTTGTGTTGGCCAAAGAATTCCTGTAAGCTTCCCTCGTTTGAACCAGTATCAAATGGACATGAGCAAACTGGATGAAAGTCAATTCAAACTAGTAACTCCATTTACACCGAGTCAGCAGAGGAAACCACAATATTTGACTTCAAGTTCCATCATAGCTGGTCCAAGACCTCGTGAAGTACCAGATCTATTGTGGCCTCCCAGACGAGAAAATGTGACATTTCATCACATTCCCTCAAATAGCATGGGAATGTATTCATTCTCTGACCAGTGCCACAAGGGAAAGACCATCAGTGACATAAAGGGTGGCGAGGGAAGAATAGGGTCAAGCCCAAAATCAGTAGGGTCTTTAGATCCCTACTCGAATGATGCAATTCCAGCCATGCAACTGCTGTCTTTGATGGATCAGGGAATCGTGTCGGGTTCTTCGATAAAAGTGAGTCAAAAACATTATCCTGATAAACCCTTCTCGCCTTGCAACCACCACCCCCggctgaatggaaatgagaacCCGCAATTCCCCGGTGGATTGATCTTCGCACAAAATAACCAGAAAATATTACCCCATGGTGTTTATTGTCCTGGTGAAAGCTCAAAGAAGGCTGCATCTTATATACGAG TCGGCCAAGTACCTTCTGAACCGAAGAACTCAAAGACCATTTTCTTGGGGAGGCCTAATGATGTTGTAGCTCAACCTTCGAAAAATAATCCAGCATTGAGTATTTGCATTCTTAACCGGAACCCGGCTGACTTTAGTATTCCTGATTCAAGAAACGAGTATACCATAAGTGCAAAAGATCTGAAACGTAGAAATCTGAATTCTTCGAAAGAAAGGTCACGTACAGTGAACCTGGAAAATAAGAAGAGACCAAGGGTGAGAAAGAATGGTTTTGCCAAAGAGAACTCCAAGAAATAG